One Streptomyces sp. SAI-135 DNA segment encodes these proteins:
- a CDS encoding serine/threonine-protein kinase produces the protein MQPLGVDEPTAVGPYRLLGRLGSGGMGRVYLGRSAGGRTVAVKIVHPHFALDEEFRARFRREVDAARRVGGAWTAPVLDADPEAPVPWVATGYAAGPSLASAVTDGGPLPEHSVRVLGAGLAEALAAVHELGLVHRDVKPSNVLLTVDGPLLIDFGIARATDGTASLTSTGVSIGSPGYMAPEQILSKGVSAAADVFSLGAVLAYAATGTPPFPGDSSASLLYKVVHEEPELGSLSGELREVVEACLVKSAQERPAPGEVARRLAPQGAARLVAAGWLPGALVEQVGRSAVELLNLEAVAERPSGPVGFSSPSVGGGPADPVGAFGPPPVMPSVSPGAPPAPATGPAAYPVTPPAPTGTPSGPAVLPEPRDAVPHETVVPSDSRSGPGKLSVSVAATSTSGDNGRGRRLSCTVALAVAGALAAVTVGSVFVFDLLPGRGGDDDSAGSPPGSDAYSSAPTSVPSASSSVSPSLSSSVSPSSSSEPTGGPAAVPARFLGTWEGQGTGLGGSLPMGTFRITVKKVGVGEELGRLQQTDAIGAVCTDVLTLKKVTDTELVTTAVGAKDNHPGCNPAAHTVRLTTVGEDLKYTSESEAEGYPEARMSKVGR, from the coding sequence ATGCAGCCGCTCGGCGTCGACGAGCCCACCGCCGTGGGCCCCTACCGGCTGCTCGGCCGGCTGGGCTCCGGCGGCATGGGCCGGGTCTACCTCGGCCGCAGCGCCGGCGGGCGCACGGTCGCGGTCAAGATCGTGCACCCGCACTTCGCGCTCGACGAGGAGTTCCGCGCCAGATTCCGGCGCGAGGTGGACGCGGCGCGCAGAGTGGGCGGGGCCTGGACCGCGCCGGTCCTCGACGCCGACCCGGAGGCGCCCGTGCCCTGGGTCGCCACCGGGTACGCGGCGGGCCCTTCCCTGGCCTCGGCGGTCACGGACGGCGGACCGCTGCCCGAGCACTCCGTACGGGTCCTGGGCGCGGGACTGGCCGAGGCGCTCGCCGCCGTGCACGAACTCGGGCTCGTCCACCGGGACGTGAAGCCCTCCAACGTCCTGCTCACCGTCGACGGCCCCCTCCTCATCGACTTCGGCATCGCCCGCGCCACCGACGGCACCGCGTCCCTGACGTCGACGGGGGTCTCGATCGGCTCGCCCGGTTACATGGCGCCCGAGCAGATCCTCAGCAAGGGGGTGTCGGCCGCGGCGGACGTCTTCTCCCTGGGCGCGGTCCTGGCCTACGCGGCCACGGGGACACCGCCCTTCCCCGGGGACTCCTCGGCCTCGCTCCTCTACAAGGTCGTCCACGAGGAGCCCGAACTCGGCTCACTGAGCGGTGAGTTGCGGGAGGTCGTGGAGGCCTGCCTGGTCAAGTCGGCGCAGGAGCGGCCGGCTCCGGGCGAGGTGGCCCGGCGGCTGGCCCCGCAGGGCGCGGCCCGGCTGGTGGCGGCGGGGTGGCTGCCGGGGGCCCTGGTCGAGCAGGTGGGGCGCAGCGCCGTGGAGCTGCTGAACCTGGAGGCGGTGGCGGAGCGGCCGTCCGGGCCGGTGGGGTTCAGCAGCCCTTCCGTGGGCGGGGGGCCGGCTGATCCGGTGGGTGCGTTCGGGCCGCCGCCAGTGATGCCGTCGGTGTCGCCGGGGGCACCTCCGGCCCCCGCGACCGGGCCCGCCGCATATCCGGTCACGCCACCGGCTCCCACGGGCACTCCCTCCGGACCCGCTGTGTTGCCGGAGCCCCGGGACGCGGTGCCGCACGAGACGGTGGTGCCCTCGGACAGCCGCTCCGGTCCCGGAAAGCTCTCCGTCTCCGTGGCGGCCACGTCCACGTCCGGCGACAACGGCCGCGGGCGTCGGCTGAGTTGCACCGTGGCGCTCGCCGTCGCGGGCGCGCTGGCGGCCGTGACCGTGGGGTCGGTGTTCGTGTTCGACCTGCTGCCGGGGCGAGGCGGCGACGACGACTCGGCGGGTTCCCCTCCCGGCAGCGACGCGTACTCCTCGGCGCCGACCTCCGTGCCGTCGGCGTCCTCCTCCGTCTCCCCGTCCCTCTCCTCCTCTGTCTCCCCGTCGTCGTCGAGCGAGCCGACTGGCGGACCGGCCGCGGTCCCCGCCCGCTTTCTCGGCACCTGGGAGGGCCAGGGCACGGGGCTCGGCGGAAGCCTGCCGATGGGGACCTTCCGGATCACCGTCAAGAAGGTGGGCGTGGGCGAGGAGTTGGGCCGCCTCCAGCAGACCGACGCGATCGGCGCGGTCTGCACCGACGTCCTCACCCTGAAGAAGGTCACCGACACCGAGCTCGTCACCACGGCCGTCGGCGCCAAGGACAACCACCCCGGCTGCAACCCGGCCGCGCACACGGTCCGCCTCACCACCGTGGGCGAGGACCTGAAGTACACCTCGGAGAGCGAGGCCGAGGGATACCCCGAGGCGCGGATGTCGAAGGTCGGGCGGTGA
- a CDS encoding A24 family peptidase, translating into MTGLLVVVAALWGAATGALLPRAAYRFSVPPGEAWRSTCPEGHPMAGWLGRARCRNCGTRQSYGRGALLLATLTALLCACLAAATGTRPEIAVWLLLTPVGVLLAVVDLRVRRLPDPLTLPLAAAALALLGLVSFLPEHTGTWSHALSGALALGVGYWVLWRINPGGMGFGDVKLALGAGAVLGWYGWDTVLLGTFAGFLLGALYGGVLVLAGRAGRKTAIPFGPFLITGAYAGLLIGAYTA; encoded by the coding sequence GTGACGGGGCTGCTCGTCGTCGTGGCCGCGCTGTGGGGAGCGGCGACGGGCGCACTGCTGCCCCGCGCGGCCTACCGCTTCTCCGTCCCGCCCGGGGAAGCGTGGCGCTCGACCTGCCCCGAGGGGCACCCGATGGCCGGCTGGCTCGGACGGGCGAGGTGCCGGAACTGCGGCACCCGGCAGTCGTACGGCCGCGGCGCCCTGCTCCTTGCCACCCTCACCGCCCTCCTCTGCGCCTGTCTCGCCGCCGCCACCGGCACCCGCCCGGAGATCGCCGTCTGGCTGCTGCTCACCCCGGTGGGCGTCCTGCTCGCCGTGGTCGATCTGCGCGTACGACGGCTGCCCGACCCGCTCACCCTGCCCCTCGCGGCGGCCGCGCTCGCGCTGCTCGGGCTGGTCTCCTTCCTGCCGGAGCACACCGGCACCTGGTCCCACGCCCTGTCCGGCGCCCTCGCCCTCGGCGTCGGCTACTGGGTGCTGTGGCGGATCAACCCCGGCGGCATGGGGTTCGGCGACGTGAAGCTGGCGCTCGGGGCGGGAGCGGTCCTGGGCTGGTACGGCTGGGACACCGTGCTCCTTGGCACCTTCGCCGGGTTCCTGCTCGGCGCGCTGTACGGCGGTGTCCTGGTCCTGGCGGGCCGGGCGGGGCGCAAGACGGCGATCCCGTTCGGACCGTTCCTGATCACGGGGGCGTACGCGGGGCTGCTGATCGGTGCGTACACGGCCTGA